In the genome of Desulfobacterales bacterium, the window CAGCAACAGGGTGTCTTGGCTCCTCCATAACCGCATACTACACCATGTGGTCGGTTGAGTAAAGTGCATACCCACTAAGAATATTTTTATAAAGTTGATTTTGGGGAAGAATATACAGAAGAAAATCTAAGACAATAAATCGGAAGGTTCAAACCGCCGAAGAATATATAGTTTCAGATCGCCGCTGACAGCTGGATTTAACCCCATCGTCATATCCTTCAATGAGTACATCCACCAGCACTTCTTCGGAATACGCAGAATTGACAAGGGAAAACGTCAGCATGAGACAAACCAGCAGTTTTCTTAAAATCATATTATGCACCTGAATTATCAGCGGGTTATAAATAAATTAAAGGGGGATTTTATCACATGTTTTACGAAATTACCATAATTTTTCAGGCGGGACAATCAGGTATCGGCAAAGCAATGAACGACCCCGTAGCAAGGTCATGCCGGACTTGAGGAGCCTGCCCCGCACCTTGATGCGGGGGCATCCAGTTTATGTTTCTGGATTCCGGCTTTCGCCGGAATGACGGCTCGCGGCAAGCCGCGGGGAATTGGACCCAAAAGAGAATTAAAATTTTTACATAACATTCAAAACCGGCTTATATCCTTGTCTTTCTACAACCCATAAGCCGTCGGTTACTTATATTGTTTAGCAGGCTGTTGAAAAACTGCGTCTGAGGCCGCCATACGGTGTTGCGCAGCTCTCGCCAATACTCACATATGCTTGAGAATATGCTGCGCTTGTCGAATCGCCGCGCGCCTTGTCTGTCGACCTGATTCTTGTTTTTCAACAACCTGTTAGAATCCTGATCAGGCCAAATGGCAGATCGGCGCAAAAATATACCCCCGATTCTTTATTTTAGGATCCGAGCAGGGTGAAGTTCCATATTCTTTCTACAGCCCAAACACCAGCGTTCCCATAATCGATACGGCCACAACCATCGCCATAAAAAAGCAATCGAATATCCCTTCAACGATTCTAGTGAACATAATGCCCCCCATAACTGCTGCCCTCATCATTAAAAAATTCCTGGGCCTCCTCAACAGAATCAAATAGCATCCAGTCGCGTTTAATGGTGACCCCGGCCTGTTTTCGGGTTATTTCCACAGTGGTGTTTCCATGATATTCGTAACACTCATAATAATTCGGATAGGATTCATATCGTGTCATTTTCCTTTACCTCCTTAAAATAGGATCACCACCTCTTTTGGAGGTGATCCAAATTTAATTAAGCTCATCGATGTTGAGTTGCTTTCCGCAGCAGGGACACCGGGTCAAATTATCCATACTTTTTCCTTTAGATTTGAAAATTATCCGGCAGTTCATATTTGAAAACTGATACTGGACCCATATCGCGCATCCGCAACCACAAAAGCGTTGTTGCATTTAACACCTCCTGTTGTTTATCTATACGTTTAAATGTTTATATATATCAACTCTAAAGGCAAAAAAAATTTACCTGAGTTCCCTGCTGACCCAGATTACCTTTCCAATAATGCGTACGCTGTTTATTTCACTGCCCTGAAGGTAAATCGGAGAATAGTCCTTGTTGTCACTCAGCAGGACAAGCTTGTTCGGGTGTTTTTCCAGCCTTTTGACCATTATCGTATCATCAACACCCACAGCGTATATGGCGCCTGCCAAAACGTCCCTCTGGGATTCATCGATCAGAATGGTGTCGCCATCCTTCATCTCGGGTTCCATGCTGTTGCCAAAGATATCCATTAACACCATTTTATTTACGGCGCCTTTGGTACCCAGCCAGTCCTTCCGGAAAGCATAGTAACCTTCAATTTCGGAACCGACTTCAAAAGACCCGCCGCCGGCACATAACCGGGCTTTTACCTTTGGAATGTTCTTATATATGGACTCGGAATCGGTTTTTTTGTGAAATATCGGGCCATTGCCTGTTTCAATCCAGTCCGGATTTAAACCAAAGGATCGATACAACTGCAATATCCATTTGTCAGGGATAGAATCCTTTTTTCTGGCCTGTGTTATTGCGGACCGGTTTATATTCAGTGCGGACGCCAACTCGGTTTGGGAAGTCATCCCTGTTGCTTCAAAGACCCGCTTTAAAAAGGAATCAAATTGAGTAGTCGCCATATTATCACCTTGGAACATATTTGTTTTTAATTGTTGTTTAACTATATAAACATAAAATATATAAAATGCAACAATTATTTTTAAAAAAATGGTTTTTCCCCAACGCGCCGGGAGAAAGGGTGCCGGGATTCGAAAGCTCAGGTGTTCAAGCAACTGTTATTAATTATTTTTTCAAAGCTTTCGATACCCTCTCACCCTCTCCGATACTTCGCCGGGCATCGCTGGCGGGTAGGATTTTGCAGGGGGGAAAGACTGAAGCCGTTTCAAAACCCAGCCAAGGTTTTGAAACGGCTTCTTTGGTAAAACCCCTTAATTGAGCCAAAAGATGTACGGTCTTTATCAGGCGCCGCATTCAGAATCAGGTATCGCCGCTTCTACAGCTTCAGGCCAGGTCAACTTATTTTCTTTTCAAACCAGATCAGCTTCA includes:
- a CDS encoding S24 family peptidase, translated to MATTQFDSFLKRVFEATGMTSQTELASALNINRSAITQARKKDSIPDKWILQLYRSFGLNPDWIETGNGPIFHKKTDSESIYKNIPKVKARLCAGGGSFEVGSEIEGYYAFRKDWLGTKGAVNKMVLMDIFGNSMEPEMKDGDTILIDESQRDVLAGAIYAVGVDDTIMVKRLEKHPNKLVLLSDNKDYSPIYLQGSEINSVRIIGKVIWVSRELR